GCTTCGCGCCCGACTGGAAGCGCGTGCGTTGCCTCGACCCCGACGCCGACACCGAGCTGCTCGACGCGCTGGTGCGCGACCTGCAGAAGAAACTCGCAAGCGCCGGCGACCGCGAGACGCTGCTGCGCATCATGCAGGATTCGTTCTCGTCGAGCGTTCGGCTCTCGCCGGCACAAGGCGTGCTGGCCGCCTCGTTGGACGACGAGGCGCGGCGGCTGGCGCAGTTGTACCTGGAGAATCCTCCGCTCGAGCACGAGCGGCGCGCGGCCGGCGGGCGCATGGCCATCTTCCACGCGATGCGGACGGCGTTCGAGAAGGCCGGCGTGTGGGACATTCCGCAGATGAAGAAGAACATCGCGGTGGCGCCGTACACGCGGCCCGGCGACCCGCTCAAGCTCGATTGCGGTTACCAGCCGAACGG
The Terriglobales bacterium DNA segment above includes these coding regions:
- a CDS encoding DUF3037 domain-containing protein is translated as MIDALPVTNGRQIEFFLLRYVPDALREEFVNIGVVLREPASGESAVRFAPDWKRVRCLDPDADTELLDALVRDLQKKLASAGDRETLLRIMQDSFSSSVRLSPAQGVLAASLDDEARRLAQLYLENPPLEHERRAAGGRMAIFHAMRTAFEKAGVWDIPQMKKNIAVAPYTRPGDPLKLDCGYQPNG